In a single window of the Agromyces sp. H17E-10 genome:
- a CDS encoding response regulator produces the protein MSIRVLVVDDQSLVRAGFRTILDSEDGIEVVGEAADGQAALDLVRALSPDVVCMDVQMPGMDGLEATRRITVDPATAAAVLVLTTFNREDYLFSALEAGASGFLLKNSSPEQLIEAVQVVARGDALLSPDVTRRVIEAAAAGRNPQGSTVEELPATTDAPRNPSAEATGALATLTDREREVLELLAEGSSNAEIAERLWVGEATVKTHVSKVLMKLGLRDRVHAVVYAYEHGVVRPRG, from the coding sequence ATGAGCATCCGCGTCCTCGTGGTCGACGACCAGAGCCTCGTGCGTGCCGGGTTCCGCACGATCCTCGACTCCGAGGACGGCATCGAGGTCGTCGGCGAGGCCGCCGACGGGCAGGCCGCGCTCGATCTGGTCCGCGCGCTCTCCCCCGACGTCGTCTGCATGGACGTGCAGATGCCCGGCATGGACGGCCTCGAGGCGACCCGACGCATCACCGTCGACCCCGCGACCGCCGCAGCGGTGCTCGTGCTCACGACGTTCAATCGCGAGGACTACCTGTTCTCCGCGCTCGAGGCGGGCGCGAGCGGGTTCCTGCTCAAGAACTCGAGCCCCGAGCAGCTCATCGAGGCCGTGCAAGTGGTCGCGCGCGGCGACGCACTGCTCTCGCCCGACGTCACGCGGCGGGTGATCGAGGCCGCCGCGGCGGGCCGCAACCCGCAGGGTTCGACGGTCGAGGAGCTCCCGGCGACGACGGACGCACCACGAAACCCGTCGGCCGAGGCGACCGGTGCCCTCGCCACGCTCACCGACCGCGAGCGCGAGGTGCTCGAACTGCTCGCCGAGGGCAGCTCGAACGCCGAGATCGCCGAACGACTCTGGGTCGGCGAGGCGACCGTCAAGACGCACGTCTCGAAGGTGCTCATGAAGCTCGGCCTGCGCGACCGGGTGCACGCCGTCGTCTACGCCTACGAGCACGGCGTGGTTCGTCCGCGCGGCTGA
- a CDS encoding SRPBCC family protein, with protein sequence MTEHDTATADRSTGSSSAPQFTITRVFDAPRELVWRAWTEHADVAEWWHPRGIAIKPGSIEVDASVGGRYRYTMVAPDGTEYPTAGVYRELDAPRRLVMTWGSPGDADDAAPVITVTLRELAGERTEMLFHLVGIEGAPGDGNVYDGWDSAFDVLDEHLGAADAVTDAADPAVTDAADPAGPDGAS encoded by the coding sequence ATGACCGAGCACGACACGGCGACCGCCGACCGCTCCACCGGTTCCTCGAGCGCACCCCAGTTCACCATCACGCGCGTCTTCGACGCCCCGCGCGAGCTCGTCTGGCGCGCGTGGACCGAGCACGCCGACGTCGCGGAGTGGTGGCACCCTCGCGGCATCGCGATCAAGCCCGGCAGCATCGAGGTCGACGCGAGCGTCGGCGGGCGCTACCGGTACACGATGGTCGCACCCGACGGCACCGAGTACCCGACCGCCGGGGTGTACCGCGAACTCGACGCGCCCCGCCGGCTGGTCATGACATGGGGCTCACCCGGCGACGCCGACGATGCCGCTCCCGTGATCACGGTGACGCTGCGCGAGCTCGCCGGCGAGCGCACCGAGATGCTGTTCCACCTGGTGGGCATCGAGGGTGCTCCCGGCGACGGCAACGTGTACGACGGCTGGGACTCGGCCTTCGACGTGCTCGACGAGCACCTCGGCGCGGCCGACGCCGTCACCGACGCCGCCGACCCCGCCGTCACCGACGCTGCCGACCCCGCGGGCCCCGACGGAGCCAGCTGA
- a CDS encoding ABC transporter permease: MSVPTNTPGDRGASEASVSSPPAEPRFVDSVSLIAGREITMRLRSKAFLISTGVLMLAVLASVVLGSLFGGQSDPTKVAVVGSAAESVAGNEALEAVPVDDEAAGEQLLRDGEVDAIVVPDASDPLGITVIGLDQTPNGVVGALSVRPSVELLEPAAVDPGLAYLVAFGFGIVFFMSALTFGTTIAQSVVEEKQTRVVEILLSTVSARALLTGKVIGNSVLAFGQILAIAVLAIAGLMLTGQKVLLGGLGSSVIWFVVFFAIGFVMLAALFAATAAMVSRSEDIGSVTTPVTMLVMIPYFLVVFFFDDPTVLTIMSYVPFSAPVGMPVRIFLGQAEWWEPIVSLVILVATTAIAVAIGERIYRNSLLRTGARVPLAEALRG; this comes from the coding sequence ATGAGCGTGCCGACGAACACCCCCGGTGATCGAGGAGCGAGCGAAGCGAGCGTCTCGAGCCCCCCGGCCGAGCCGCGCTTCGTCGACAGCGTCTCGCTCATCGCTGGCCGCGAGATCACCATGCGCCTGCGCAGCAAGGCGTTCCTCATCTCCACGGGCGTGCTCATGCTCGCCGTGCTCGCCTCGGTCGTGCTCGGCAGCCTGTTCGGCGGGCAGTCCGACCCGACGAAGGTCGCGGTCGTCGGGTCGGCGGCCGAGTCGGTCGCCGGCAACGAGGCGCTCGAGGCCGTCCCCGTCGACGACGAGGCCGCCGGCGAGCAGTTGCTGCGCGACGGCGAGGTCGATGCGATCGTCGTGCCCGATGCATCCGACCCCCTCGGCATCACGGTGATCGGGCTCGACCAGACGCCCAACGGCGTCGTGGGGGCGCTCTCGGTGCGGCCGAGCGTCGAACTGCTCGAGCCGGCCGCCGTCGATCCCGGTCTCGCGTACCTCGTGGCGTTCGGCTTCGGCATCGTGTTCTTCATGTCGGCGCTCACGTTCGGCACGACGATCGCGCAGTCGGTCGTCGAGGAGAAGCAGACCCGCGTCGTCGAGATCCTGCTCTCGACCGTGTCGGCGCGCGCCCTGCTGACGGGCAAGGTGATCGGCAACAGCGTGCTCGCGTTCGGGCAGATCCTCGCGATCGCGGTGCTGGCGATCGCCGGGCTCATGCTCACAGGCCAGAAGGTGCTCCTCGGCGGACTCGGCAGCTCGGTGATCTGGTTCGTCGTGTTCTTCGCCATCGGCTTCGTGATGCTCGCCGCCCTGTTCGCCGCGACGGCCGCGATGGTGTCGCGCTCCGAGGACATCGGGTCGGTCACGACGCCCGTGACGATGCTCGTGATGATCCCGTACTTCCTCGTCGTCTTCTTCTTCGACGACCCGACGGTGCTCACGATCATGAGCTACGTCCCGTTCTCGGCGCCGGTCGGCATGCCCGTGCGCATCTTCCTCGGTCAGGCCGAGTGGTGGGAACCGATCGTCTCGCTCGTGATCCTCGTCGCCACGACGGCGATCGCCGTCGCGATCGGCGAGCGCATCTACCGCAACTCGCTCCTGCGCACGGGTGCGCGGGTGCCCCTCGCCGAGGCGCTGCGCGGGTAG
- a CDS encoding ArsR/SmtB family transcription factor has product MVQASDELSAVFQALADPTRRAMLSRLRVGPATVGELAEPFAMSRPAISQHLKVLERAGLIERTATAQWRTCTLRTEPLDEASAWVEHHRGEWNDRFDLLAEHLKTMKENPQ; this is encoded by the coding sequence TTGGTCCAGGCGAGTGACGAGCTGAGCGCGGTGTTCCAGGCGCTCGCCGATCCGACCCGTCGCGCGATGCTCTCGCGCCTGCGCGTCGGCCCGGCGACCGTCGGCGAACTCGCCGAGCCCTTCGCGATGAGCCGCCCCGCGATCTCGCAGCACCTCAAGGTGCTCGAGCGAGCCGGCCTCATCGAACGCACCGCGACGGCCCAGTGGCGAACGTGCACCCTGCGGACCGAACCTCTCGACGAGGCATCCGCGTGGGTCGAGCATCACCGCGGCGAATGGAACGACCGGTTCGACCTGCTCGCCGAGCACCTCAAGACCATGAAGGAGAATCCGCAATGA
- a CDS encoding CocE/NonD family hydrolase, which translates to MSAFDSVQPPPVRRRRRRATGIIVGLTAALVGALLFPTSAVADDAPELSIVDGVTAPVFDYGQAIRERVLIPVAGVDQDLDGVDDVTAIEIIRPAESDAGLKVPAIIDTSPYYSTLGRGNESQLISDVDGDGLNDKWPLFYDNYFVPRGYAMILAEMDGTANSTGCPMHGGPGDIQSMKVVIDWLNGRVDGHYADGTPAVADWDNGKAAMMGKSYDGTLANGVAATGVEGLTTIVPISAISNWYGYSRTGGIAHNTNYPASLSNTVTNPDRRALCAPVRATLNTVDGDETGDVNPFWAERDYRLDIADVKASVFVAHGLNDDNVRMSQVGEYWKALGEHDVPRKIWLAKVGHTDPFDYNRAEWVSTIHRWYDYWLQGIDNGIMDEPMATVETDPEVYEDAANWPVPGTTDVDVLLAGTTAGAAGDLRLQPGDGAASATFTGPSGSISEANVINTPEGSQAGRLVFLSEPLTSDLRISGTARVELTASLGQSQANLSALLVDYGTGTRTSRSGEGVQNTAERTCLGAESVNDNACYLEVERRSQTTDVWRAARGALDSSNRFSLVDGEAVPVTPGEANAFEFPLEPYDTTFAAGHRIGVVVTTNLSGYSIGGTANASVTVDTAVSRIVLPVVGGPAAAAASGAFGVVDPVSLAFDLGGYGDPIAPQSVAYGTAPVAPPAPSEHGWVFQGWFADAALTTPFDFDGVLVADAVAYAKWADVASVAASLEVTPSETTVDKGDVVDLAVEALDADGDPIGDVSDLVTVTSSVATDVVDGASVSMPAYAGEHVLTATLGSATGSATVTVRPGAPVAVEPPSFSGTPVPGATLTADPGVWDVDGAKFTYEWTADGTVVPFAKGATLKVNPSISGKELVLTVTARVPGLPAGTASSEPVTVLPKPHGYQP; encoded by the coding sequence ATGTCAGCGTTTGATTCGGTTCAACCGCCGCCCGTGCGTCGTCGTCGACGCAGGGCCACCGGCATCATCGTCGGGCTCACCGCAGCACTCGTGGGCGCCCTCCTCTTCCCGACCTCGGCCGTCGCTGACGACGCGCCCGAACTGAGCATCGTCGACGGCGTCACCGCGCCGGTCTTCGACTACGGCCAGGCGATCCGCGAGCGGGTCCTGATCCCGGTCGCGGGCGTCGACCAGGACCTCGACGGCGTCGACGACGTCACGGCGATCGAGATCATCCGGCCGGCCGAGAGCGATGCGGGCCTCAAGGTGCCGGCGATCATCGACACGAGCCCGTACTACTCGACGCTCGGGCGCGGCAACGAGTCGCAGCTCATCTCCGACGTCGACGGCGACGGGCTCAACGACAAGTGGCCGCTCTTCTACGACAACTACTTCGTGCCGCGCGGGTACGCGATGATCCTCGCGGAGATGGACGGCACGGCCAACTCGACCGGGTGCCCGATGCACGGCGGGCCGGGCGACATCCAGAGCATGAAGGTCGTGATCGACTGGCTCAACGGCCGCGTCGACGGGCACTACGCCGACGGCACTCCCGCCGTCGCCGACTGGGACAACGGCAAGGCCGCGATGATGGGCAAGTCGTACGACGGCACGCTCGCGAACGGCGTCGCGGCGACCGGGGTCGAGGGGCTCACCACGATCGTGCCGATCTCGGCGATCTCGAACTGGTACGGCTACTCGCGCACGGGTGGCATCGCCCACAACACCAACTACCCGGCGAGCCTGTCGAACACCGTCACGAACCCCGACCGTCGGGCACTCTGCGCACCGGTGCGCGCCACCCTGAACACGGTCGACGGCGACGAGACCGGCGACGTGAACCCGTTCTGGGCGGAGCGCGACTACCGGCTCGACATCGCCGACGTGAAGGCGTCGGTGTTCGTCGCGCACGGCCTCAACGACGACAACGTGCGCATGAGCCAGGTCGGCGAGTACTGGAAGGCGCTCGGCGAGCACGACGTGCCGCGCAAGATCTGGCTCGCGAAGGTCGGCCACACCGACCCGTTCGACTACAACCGCGCGGAGTGGGTCTCGACGATCCACCGCTGGTACGACTACTGGCTGCAGGGCATCGACAACGGCATCATGGACGAGCCGATGGCCACGGTCGAGACCGATCCCGAAGTGTACGAGGATGCGGCGAACTGGCCGGTGCCCGGCACGACCGACGTCGACGTGCTGCTCGCGGGGACGACCGCAGGCGCTGCGGGCGACCTGCGGCTGCAGCCCGGTGACGGCGCCGCCTCGGCCACCTTCACCGGACCGTCGGGTTCGATCTCCGAGGCCAACGTGATCAACACGCCGGAGGGCTCGCAGGCGGGCCGCCTCGTGTTCCTGTCGGAGCCGCTCACGAGCGACCTGCGCATCTCGGGCACCGCGCGAGTCGAGCTCACCGCGTCGCTCGGGCAGTCGCAGGCGAACCTCAGCGCGCTGCTCGTGGACTACGGCACGGGCACCCGCACGTCGCGGAGCGGCGAGGGCGTGCAGAACACGGCCGAACGCACCTGCTTGGGTGCCGAGAGCGTGAACGACAACGCGTGCTACCTCGAGGTCGAGCGTCGTTCGCAGACGACCGACGTCTGGCGCGCCGCGCGCGGTGCGCTCGACTCGTCGAACCGGTTCTCGCTCGTCGACGGCGAGGCCGTGCCGGTCACGCCCGGCGAGGCGAACGCGTTCGAGTTCCCGCTCGAGCCGTACGACACGACGTTCGCCGCCGGGCACCGCATCGGCGTGGTCGTGACGACGAACCTGTCGGGCTACAGCATCGGCGGCACTGCGAACGCGAGCGTCACGGTCGACACCGCGGTGAGCCGCATCGTGCTGCCGGTCGTCGGCGGACCCGCTGCGGCGGCCGCGTCGGGCGCATTCGGCGTGGTCGACCCGGTGTCGCTCGCGTTCGACCTCGGCGGGTACGGCGACCCGATCGCACCGCAGTCGGTGGCCTACGGCACGGCGCCCGTGGCGCCCCCGGCTCCGAGCGAGCACGGCTGGGTCTTCCAGGGCTGGTTCGCGGATGCCGCGTTGACGACCCCGTTCGACTTCGACGGCGTGCTCGTGGCCGACGCGGTCGCCTACGCGAAGTGGGCCGATGTCGCATCCGTCGCCGCTTCGCTCGAGGTGACGCCGAGCGAGACGACGGTCGACAAGGGCGACGTGGTCGACCTCGCCGTCGAGGCGCTCGACGCCGACGGCGACCCGATCGGCGACGTCTCCGACCTCGTCACGGTGACGAGCTCGGTCGCGACCGACGTCGTCGACGGGGCATCCGTCTCGATGCCGGCGTATGCGGGCGAGCACGTGCTCACCGCGACCCTCGGTTCGGCGACCGGGTCCGCGACGGTCACGGTGCGCCCCGGCGCGCCGGTCGCCGTCGAGCCGCCGTCGTTCAGCGGCACGCCGGTGCCCGGTGCGACGCTCACGGCCGACCCCGGCGTCTGGGACGTCGACGGCGCGAAGTTCACCTACGAGTGGACTGCCGACGGCACGGTCGTGCCGTTCGCGAAGGGTGCGACGCTCAAGGTGAATCCGTCGATCTCGGGCAAGGAGCTCGTGCTCACGGTCACGGCTCGGGTGCCGGGGCTGCCCGCCGGTACGGCATCCAGCGAGCCGGTCACCGTCCTGCCGAAGCCGCACGGCTACCAGCCGTGA
- a CDS encoding dihydrofolate reductase family protein yields the protein MGHLIVEQVVTADGYAADPDGGIGFFEALIQPGENGEAELNDAEQLAYVSRADAILLGATTYRMFADYWPKADPAVEHVAELIERLPKLVVSNTLTEAPWGDGRIEILSGDGAAQTAALKQRFDTIIVWGSLVLTDALFAAGLVDELHLRIVPVLLGDGRSFTPPALGDRTLSLDRVAERPGGVVSVRYRVR from the coding sequence ATGGGCCACCTCATCGTCGAACAGGTCGTCACGGCCGACGGGTACGCCGCCGACCCCGACGGCGGCATCGGCTTCTTCGAGGCCCTCATCCAGCCCGGCGAGAACGGCGAGGCCGAGCTCAACGACGCCGAACAGCTCGCCTACGTCTCGCGTGCCGACGCGATCCTGCTCGGCGCCACCACCTACCGCATGTTCGCCGACTACTGGCCGAAGGCCGATCCGGCGGTCGAGCACGTCGCCGAGCTCATCGAGCGACTTCCGAAGCTCGTCGTCTCGAACACCCTGACCGAGGCGCCCTGGGGCGACGGCCGCATCGAGATCCTCTCGGGTGACGGCGCCGCGCAGACGGCCGCGCTCAAGCAACGGTTCGACACGATCATCGTCTGGGGCAGCCTCGTGCTGACCGACGCCCTGTTCGCCGCCGGCCTCGTCGACGAACTGCACCTGCGCATCGTGCCGGTGCTGCTCGGCGACGGACGATCGTTCACCCCGCCCGCGCTCGGCGACCGCACCCTCTCGCTCGACCGAGTGGCCGAACGCCCCGGCGGCGTCGTGAGCGTGCGCTATCGCGTGCGCTGA
- a CDS encoding threonine aldolase family protein, translating to MNSPLHDTTFRGFASDNYSGVHPEVLAAIATANDGHQVAYGEDVYTERLQQVFAHHFGEGVEAFPVFNGTGANVTGLQSMLPRWGAVVSAKTAHINSDEGGAPERVGGIKLLTVAAPDGKLTPELIDEEAWGWGDEHRAQPLVVSITQTSELGTAYTVDEVRAIAEHAHSLGMKLHMDGARLSNAGASLGVPLRAFTRDAGVDVLSVGGTKNGCLGAEAIVVLNPEASEGLKYLRKLNMQLASKMRFVSAQLIALYEGDLWLRNATHANAMASRLRDALDAGIAAGELPGLGFSQATQSNGVFATLPQGVADRLRDRGFRFYDWDAARGEVRWMCGFDTSEDDIDAFVAGIREELTRSVE from the coding sequence GTGAACTCTCCGCTCCACGACACGACCTTCCGCGGCTTCGCCTCCGACAACTACTCGGGCGTGCACCCCGAGGTGCTCGCCGCCATCGCCACGGCCAACGACGGCCACCAGGTGGCGTACGGCGAGGACGTCTACACCGAGCGCCTGCAGCAGGTGTTCGCCCACCACTTCGGCGAGGGCGTCGAGGCGTTCCCCGTGTTCAACGGCACGGGCGCCAACGTGACCGGCCTGCAGTCGATGCTGCCGCGCTGGGGCGCCGTGGTCAGCGCCAAGACGGCGCACATCAACTCCGACGAGGGCGGGGCGCCCGAGCGCGTCGGCGGCATCAAGCTGCTCACCGTCGCCGCGCCCGACGGCAAGCTCACCCCCGAGCTCATCGACGAGGAGGCGTGGGGCTGGGGCGACGAGCACCGCGCGCAGCCGCTCGTCGTGTCGATCACGCAGACCTCCGAGCTCGGCACCGCGTACACCGTCGACGAGGTGCGCGCGATCGCCGAGCACGCCCACTCGCTCGGCATGAAGCTGCACATGGACGGCGCCCGCCTGTCGAACGCGGGTGCCTCGCTCGGCGTTCCGCTGCGCGCATTTACCCGCGACGCCGGCGTCGACGTGCTGAGCGTGGGCGGCACCAAGAACGGATGCCTCGGCGCCGAGGCGATCGTGGTGCTGAACCCCGAGGCATCCGAGGGCCTGAAGTACCTGCGCAAGCTCAACATGCAGCTCGCCTCGAAGATGCGCTTCGTGTCGGCCCAGCTCATCGCGCTCTACGAGGGCGACCTGTGGCTGCGCAACGCGACCCACGCCAACGCGATGGCCTCGCGCCTGCGCGACGCGCTCGACGCGGGCATCGCGGCGGGCGAGCTGCCCGGCCTCGGTTTCAGCCAGGCGACGCAGTCGAACGGCGTATTCGCGACCCTGCCGCAGGGTGTCGCCGACCGGCTCCGCGACCGCGGCTTCCGCTTCTACGACTGGGATGCCGCGCGCGGCGAGGTGCGCTGGATGTGCGGCTTCGACACGAGCGAGGACGACATCGACGCGTTCGTCGCGGGCATCCGCGAGGAGCTCACCCGGTCGGTCGAGTAG
- a CDS encoding ABC transporter ATP-binding protein produces the protein MLELQDVTKHYGERRALDAVSFTVGDGRLTGFVGGNGAGKTTTMRIILGVLAADGGTVALGGAPITANDRRRFGYMPEERGLYPKMRVLEQTVYLARLHGWSTAAATRNAVELLERLGLGERQGDTIESLSLGNQQRAQIAAALVHRPEVLVLDEPFSGLDPMAVETVQAVLADVAATGVPVLFSSHQLDIVERLCDDLVIIAGGRIAAQGTRDELRSAHGSERWELLTNGDVGWLRGQAGITVADFDGGWAVFEADSDAARQAVLAEAVARGEVVSFTREHTTLAQIFTEVVR, from the coding sequence ATGCTCGAACTCCAGGACGTGACCAAGCACTACGGCGAGCGCCGCGCGCTCGACGCGGTGTCGTTCACCGTCGGCGACGGCCGGCTCACCGGCTTCGTCGGCGGCAACGGCGCCGGCAAGACGACGACCATGCGCATCATCCTCGGCGTGCTCGCCGCCGACGGCGGCACCGTGGCCCTCGGCGGCGCGCCGATCACGGCGAACGACCGCCGCCGGTTCGGCTACATGCCCGAGGAGCGCGGCCTCTACCCGAAGATGCGCGTGCTCGAGCAGACCGTCTACCTCGCACGACTGCACGGTTGGAGCACCGCGGCCGCGACCCGCAATGCCGTCGAGCTGCTCGAGCGACTGGGCCTCGGCGAGCGCCAGGGCGACACGATCGAGTCGCTCTCGCTCGGCAACCAGCAGCGCGCGCAGATCGCCGCGGCCCTCGTGCACCGCCCCGAGGTGCTCGTGCTCGACGAACCCTTCTCGGGCCTCGATCCGATGGCCGTCGAGACCGTGCAGGCCGTGCTCGCCGACGTCGCCGCCACCGGCGTGCCGGTGCTCTTCTCGTCGCACCAGCTCGACATCGTCGAGCGGCTCTGCGACGACCTCGTGATCATCGCGGGCGGCCGCATCGCCGCGCAGGGCACGCGGGACGAGCTGCGCAGCGCGCACGGCTCCGAGCGCTGGGAACTGCTCACGAACGGCGACGTCGGCTGGCTGCGCGGACAGGCCGGCATCACGGTCGCCGACTTCGACGGCGGCTGGGCCGTGTTCGAGGCCGATTCGGATGCCGCGCGGCAGGCGGTGCTCGCCGAGGCCGTCGCCCGCGGCGAGGTCGTGAGCTTCACCCGCGAGCACACCACGCTCGCCCAGATCTTCACGGAGGTCGTGCGATGA
- a CDS encoding MFS transporter has protein sequence MRTFLHVLVNTMLANVTTSFLWFALTFWVYLETKSVLATGIIGGAYMLLIAVFAMFFGTIVDRHRKHRVMVFSSLVTLGSFGIAGVLYLLQPEASLLDLGGPWFWAFSGIILFGSVVENMRNIALSTTVTLLVPVERHANANGMVGTVQGLSFIVTSVFSGLAIGLLGMGWTLAIAIGMTLVALVHLLYVRIPEERPVSEDGRAPAVDLRGSITAIRAAPGLFALIVFSTFNNLIGGVYMALMDPYGLTLFPVEAWGVVLGVTATGFIIGGLVIAKWGLGKNPIRTMLLVVIGMGLLGALFTIREQWLLYGLGIWAYMCLIPVVEAAEQTVIQKVVPFRRQGRVFGFAQAFEAAAAPITAFLIAPIAQFWIIPYMNSPAGQDAWGWLLGDGEARGIALVFLFSGLAMVVLALLAFTTRSYRLLSAEYQEGEATPAVDIDDPAGHVAQ, from the coding sequence ATGCGCACGTTCCTGCACGTGCTCGTCAACACGATGCTCGCGAACGTCACGACGAGCTTCCTGTGGTTCGCGCTCACGTTCTGGGTCTACCTCGAGACCAAGTCGGTGCTCGCGACGGGCATCATCGGCGGCGCGTACATGCTGCTCATCGCCGTGTTCGCGATGTTCTTCGGCACGATCGTCGACCGGCATCGCAAGCACCGGGTGATGGTCTTCTCGAGCCTCGTCACGCTCGGCTCGTTCGGCATCGCGGGGGTGCTCTACCTGCTGCAGCCCGAGGCGTCGCTCCTCGACCTCGGCGGTCCGTGGTTCTGGGCGTTCTCGGGCATCATCCTGTTCGGCTCGGTGGTCGAGAACATGCGCAACATCGCGCTCTCGACGACGGTGACGCTGCTCGTGCCGGTCGAACGCCACGCGAACGCGAACGGCATGGTCGGCACGGTGCAGGGGCTGTCCTTCATCGTCACGAGCGTGTTCAGCGGGCTCGCGATCGGCCTGCTCGGCATGGGCTGGACCCTCGCGATCGCGATCGGCATGACGCTCGTCGCGCTCGTGCACCTGCTGTACGTGCGCATCCCCGAAGAGCGCCCCGTCAGCGAAGACGGCCGTGCACCCGCGGTCGACCTGCGCGGCAGCATCACCGCGATCCGGGCGGCGCCGGGCCTGTTCGCGCTCATCGTGTTCTCGACGTTCAACAACCTCATCGGCGGCGTCTACATGGCGCTCATGGACCCGTACGGGCTCACGCTCTTCCCGGTGGAGGCCTGGGGCGTCGTGCTCGGCGTCACGGCCACCGGCTTCATCATCGGCGGACTCGTGATCGCCAAGTGGGGGCTCGGCAAGAACCCCATCCGCACCATGCTGCTCGTCGTGATCGGCATGGGGCTGCTCGGCGCCCTCTTCACGATCCGCGAGCAGTGGCTGCTCTACGGGCTCGGCATCTGGGCCTACATGTGCCTCATCCCCGTGGTGGAGGCGGCCGAGCAGACCGTCATCCAGAAGGTCGTGCCGTTCCGTCGGCAGGGCCGGGTGTTCGGGTTCGCGCAGGCCTTCGAGGCGGCGGCCGCGCCGATCACGGCGTTCCTCATCGCGCCGATCGCCCAGTTCTGGATCATCCCGTACATGAACTCGCCCGCCGGGCAGGACGCCTGGGGCTGGCTGCTCGGCGACGGTGAGGCACGCGGCATCGCGCTCGTGTTCCTGTTCTCGGGACTCGCCATGGTCGTGCTCGCGCTCCTGGCGTTCACGACCCGGTCGTATCGGCTGCTCTCGGCCGAGTACCAGGAGGGCGAAGCCACCCCGGCGGTGGACATCGATGATCCGGCGGGCCACGTCGCGCAGTGA